CACTGCATCCGGTGCACGCGTTGACGTCAATGGTCATGCCACACTGACGCTCGTAATCAAAGGGCGGGTACATTTCGTACGGCTCGGGTGCGAGCGGTCGTTCGGCAACTTCGCCACCGCGCGCCAGTTCCTCGATGGTCATGGCCTCGACTAGCGAACGTCCCATCAGCTCGCTCTTGCCCAGCGGCGTGACCAGTTCGCGCGTGGTCGCGGTCGGGTTTGCCTTGACCGCGATGTAAAGCGCGCCGGGCTCGATAACTTCCCACGGATTGGAGCCACGATCTTTCGCATAGCGACCGTAGGATCGATGTCCCTGACCCAAGGGAACCGCGATCACTCCCGGGTGAACCCGATTCGAGAGCAGCGCCGGCGCGGAAATGACGCCGTGCTCGGTTCGAAGCTCCACAACCTGCTCCTGCGCGATGCCGAGTTTCTGCGCAGTCGAACTATGAATCTCGGCCCAGTTGTCCCAAACGATCTGGGTTATTGGCTCGGGAATCTCCTGGAGCCAGGGCTTATTGGCCCCGTCGCCGTCGTAGAGAAAGATATGCGGGAAAGTTAGCAGCGTAAGCTCCGGCGAGAGGGCCGAGGGAGTCGGCGTGCGGAGCGCGGCGGGATTCAATGTTACCGCCGCCGGCTTCGCATCAGTGAACATTCCGCCCTCGCGGCGCGCCGTGGTCCAGAAATCCTCGCTCGACGCGACTGCTTGGGAAGCCATTGCGAGCCAATCCGACTTCACCACCTCCTCGGTGGTAGTGCCGGGCAGACTGGTGGCGCCCGCCGCTTGTGCCGCCGCCAGCAGGATGTCGCCGGTCGCGCGCGAGGCGAACACCGGCTGCATTACCGGCTGTCCTAGACCGCGCACGTGCGCTCGCGGCCAGGTGTCGCGCCACGATTCAAGCGGGTGGTGAGCGGGCAGCAGCAGACTGGCCATCATCGCCGTCTCATCGGGAACCTCGCCGCACCAGACCACGCATGGAACCTTCTGCAGCGATTCCGCGGCGCGTAACGCGGGCGGCATTGTGAAGACCGGATTCCCCCCCGCGACAATCAGCACATCGATCTTGCTGTCACGCAGCGCGGTCATCGCCGCCGCCACTTCCTCGGGCGCGGTCGCACTCTCGGGTGGCGGGCCCTCGAGGAACACCATCGTGCGCCCCAGGTTTCCGGTCACCGCATTCAATACGTAGGCCGCGCTGTGAAGCGTCTGGTCGCTGCCGCCTGCCAGGGCGACCGCGCCTTCGGCCGTGCTGAAGGCTTCCGCCATGCTGGTGATCGCTTCTACGGAGACCTGAGTCCGCTGGCTCACCGACGCGGGATCGTAGGCGGCAACCATGGTGGTGAGCGCGTTGAGATCAACGTTCGAGTTCTGCGACACCCAGCGCTGCGCGATGAGCACGTGCAGGATGGCCCATGCGACCTGAGCCTCCTGCCCCGGCGCAATGGGTACCCATCGATCGCATCTGCCCGCCGTCATGCTCATCCGCGGTCCAACATAGAATGAGCGTCCCATGTCGAGGCCGGTTCGATGCTGCCTTGGGGTTCGGAACGCCGCGAACTGGCGCGCGTATTCGACCGGGGAGTCTCCGTTTTCCAGGAAGTCGCAGCCGAACGAGACCAGGGTTGCGGCCTGATCGATGCGATAGATCGGCAAATCGCGCCGGCCGAACAAGGCTTGCGCGGCCGCCCGCCGCGGTTCGGTTGACAGTGACTCGTAGTAAACGGCACGGCTTGAGCCGAACGAGGTCAGAAATGCGGCGACGATTTTCGCGAATGCGGGACCGCGCGGTGCGCCGAGAAAAGCGACCCGCTCCTTGCCGGCCTCAACCGCCCGATGGAGACGATCATTGAGCTGGCGGCCGGCTTGATCCCACGAAATTCGGACCAACGAACCGCCCTTACCGCGCAGCATTGGAGCGACCAGTCGGTCGGGATTGTAGAGCCCTTGCAGCGCCGCCTGACCACGAGCACATATCGAACCACCGGCGATTGGATCGACGGGATTTCCCTCCAGCTTCGTTACCCGTCCTTCGCGAACGGTCGCGACGATGCCGCATCCGGCCGCGCACTCCGCGCAAGTCGTCGCGTAGTAGGTGGGCATTCCGGGAGTGACATTTTCATCCGGGACGACGTAGGGAATGAGCCTGCGCGCCGCCGGCTTGCAGCCGGGAAGCGCCGTAGCCGCTCCCGCGCTGGCTGCCAGTTTGATAAAGGATCGCCGGGACAAACCATCGAGCATCGGATCCCCCGTTCAATGGTGACAGGCGACGCAATCCAAGGTCGCCTGTCGCTGCGTGTGACATTCCACGCAAAAACCCATGTTGATTTCTATAACCGGCACCACTCGATCCATGGTCTCCACCGGTCCGTGACAGTGCTGACAAGCGACGCCCGCATGAATGTGCGCGCGATGCGTGAACTTCACAAAGTCGGGGAGGGTATAAACGCGCTTCCAGCGGATTTCGAAAGGCGGCTGGCGGTGATCGTTCCAGGCACGGGTGACGGGCTGGATGCCGCCGGTAATTCCGCTCCCGTGGCATCCGACGCAGCGCGCGATCGGCGGTACCCCCGAGTTGTCGGATCGCCGCGCGTACTCGTGACAGTACTCACAGGGGATCTTGTTGATGCCGGCGTGGATCCGATGGCTGAATGGAACCGGCTGGACCACGTCGGCGCGTGGCAGCCACGGCCGCTGTGAAACGGCGATAACGCCGACTCCGCTGAGCAGCAGGAGGGCCGCGAGGGGCAGGAGCGTCCGGTTCATCTCGGCATACAGCGGTCAAACAGCGGCCGCACGCGGAGTTCAGCGACAAACCTCGGTCCGCGCGCTCCACTCGGAGCGCGGAACGAACAGCACACGCGCCAGGGTTGTCACAGGGAACGGCAAAACCGAACCCTGTTTATGTTCAACTGCGTAAAATGTCTAAAACAAAAATCGCTGTCAAATGAGAAGCGTTGATAGCTTTGCTTCGGACCGCAAGCTTTCGCACGTGATCGTCCGAGTGATCTCGGCCTGAGCACGGACCGCTTACGTTGCACGTTTTCTGGTCCGTCCACCTCAGCGATGGCCGGATAGAGGTCATGATGGAGATCGTCTTTCCGCCCGAATTCCAAAGGAAACGAATCGCTGACTCGACTGAGGGGGCTGACGGAGCCGGCGGCAGTGAATTTTGCGGGTCGATTGTGAGGAAATG
This genomic window from Candidatus Binataceae bacterium contains:
- a CDS encoding molybdopterin-dependent oxidoreductase; this translates as MLDGLSRRSFIKLAASAGAATALPGCKPAARRLIPYVVPDENVTPGMPTYYATTCAECAAGCGIVATVREGRVTKLEGNPVDPIAGGSICARGQAALQGLYNPDRLVAPMLRGKGGSLVRISWDQAGRQLNDRLHRAVEAGKERVAFLGAPRGPAFAKIVAAFLTSFGSSRAVYYESLSTEPRRAAAQALFGRRDLPIYRIDQAATLVSFGCDFLENGDSPVEYARQFAAFRTPRQHRTGLDMGRSFYVGPRMSMTAGRCDRWVPIAPGQEAQVAWAILHVLIAQRWVSQNSNVDLNALTTMVAAYDPASVSQRTQVSVEAITSMAEAFSTAEGAVALAGGSDQTLHSAAYVLNAVTGNLGRTMVFLEGPPPESATAPEEVAAAMTALRDSKIDVLIVAGGNPVFTMPPALRAAESLQKVPCVVWCGEVPDETAMMASLLLPAHHPLESWRDTWPRAHVRGLGQPVMQPVFASRATGDILLAAAQAAGATSLPGTTTEEVVKSDWLAMASQAVASSEDFWTTARREGGMFTDAKPAAVTLNPAALRTPTPSALSPELTLLTFPHIFLYDGDGANKPWLQEIPEPITQIVWDNWAEIHSSTAQKLGIAQEQVVELRTEHGVISAPALLSNRVHPGVIAVPLGQGHRSYGRYAKDRGSNPWEVIEPGALYIAVKANPTATTRELVTPLGKSELMGRSLVEAMTIEELARGGEVAERPLAPEPYEMYPPFDYERQCGMTIDVNACTGCSACVAACYAENNVPIVGQEGVSRGRIMSWIRIERYFPTPSEPGPSVYLSPMLCQQCNHAPCEPVCPVFASYHTREGLNGQVYNRCVGTRYCENNCPYKVRRFNWFLPEWPQPFNLQLNPDVTARGVGVMEKCTFCIHRIQHAEISARIEERPLRDSDIITACAQACPAKAITFGDMKNEHSAMMQRRVENQPRAYRSLVELNTQPAIVYLRDLYREKGKA
- a CDS encoding cytochrome c3 family protein, with the translated sequence MNRTLLPLAALLLLSGVGVIAVSQRPWLPRADVVQPVPFSHRIHAGINKIPCEYCHEYARRSDNSGVPPIARCVGCHGSGITGGIQPVTRAWNDHRQPPFEIRWKRVYTLPDFVKFTHRAHIHAGVACQHCHGPVETMDRVVPVIEINMGFCVECHTQRQATLDCVACHH